TACGACAACATAAAGCGGGCGAAATAAGCCCATCGAATTAGGACTGGGCCGCAAAGCGTAACATTGGTGTATGGTCTGGATTAGTGGACTTGACATTTGTATGTGTTTCTTTTGACACTTGTAAAATTACGACCTCTGTTGATTCAGTGTCTAATAATGTTTTGGAATATGCAAAATATATTACTAATTGATTAGTGTTTACCCCTATTCTAAAAATCGGCTGCCTAGCCGCCTAGGCGGCCGCCTGAACGCTACGCGTCATTTTTCTACCCCGATTTATGCCAAATCGGTTAAAAAAGTCGGATATCCAATTTTCTTCACCTAAACCACCTAAATGACAGCATAACCGCTTAGGCGGCCGCCTAATCTATTTTTTTATTATTATTTTTTATTTTTAATAATATTTTTATTTATTTATTTGATCTAAATTTTATAAATATCATTTATATTCATAATTTTGATGAAAATTACACTATATTAAGTTTATATATTATATTTGTGTGTTTTATACAATTTTAAACATGAAAATGTATTAATGTTATACACAATTAAAGATTAACATGTTTTATAACATAGTAAACAGTCTAAAAATTCTGTCCCGCATAATTTTCGATTAATCTCCGATTTTTTCTTTAGGCGCTAAGCCCAACCCGACCGTCCGACTAGCACCTAACGCGTTCCCGAACAGGGGTGTTTACTCAACTAGGTGTGTTAGAAAACGGAGCGCTAACCAAAAAATGAGAAAAAAAGCAAGCAACTAGCAAATATAAAACAACAAGAATACGAAATTGTCATAGAAGCAGCAAAATATATACGTTTTAATTAAATCTAACATTGGCACTAAGCTACAAGATATAACGTGAAGCTGAAGAAACAGAACCAAACAATCATTGTAGCCGGAGGAGCAGAAGATGTTGTGGTCCGGTCGTTAGATATGACCTCAACGATCATTTTCTGACCTTTTTCGCAGTGACCCGACGTTCCACTTATGAAATAGTAAGGAACTGAGAGCAGCATTAACGCATAGGGGAGAGAAGGTGGGTTCTAATTTTTTTTTTATTATTACTTTTTTTGTTTTGTCCCACTTTAAAAAAAAAAATAAATAAATAAAAGTCAACCAATCGCGGGTCACCACGTGTCAGTGGAGCCTGTGAACAGTTAAAAAGCTTCACCAGAGTCGTCTCTTGCAGAAGAGGAAGAAGAGGTGAGTTTTCTGATTTTTGTGGGCCCTCCACCCCTTACAACTCTTTAAGAGTCAGCGATAATGCTGCTCTGAGTGATCAAACATGAATCGGGTCTTGCCCGTGTTCGAGTAGAACCTCGGGTGCGACGAATTGCATTGCTTGTAGCACTCCTTCGTTACTTGCATCACCGAATCTTTCTTGTACTTAAATCCTTTTAGCCCCATAGAACCAAACAAGAAACAAATCAAAAATCAAAATAAATAAAAGTTTGATGTGAATAAGATGGAAACTTTTTGAGGGTTTAGGTATACTTACGAATGATGTCTCCAACTTGAAACCGTTTACTGGAAGCCCAATCATTGAAACTTGTAGAAGCATTTGCAGGAGGAACTTCCCAATGGAGTTTGTATTCAAGGGAAGAGACAGAAGCTGAAATCATTAAGAAAGTAACCAGCCAAAGAAACATGTTTCTAGAATCTGAGAGTAAACGATGATGGATCAAGTCTGGTTTTGGAGTTTAGTAAGTTAAGGGTTTTATAAAAAGCTGAGTCGAGTTGGTTACAAGACGAGAGGGAGATAGTGGAGTTAAGTGCTAGTGGTTGGTTATGGACTTATGTTATGCCAATGCAACAAGCGGGAACAGAAGAGGATCACACACTCTGAATCAGTTAAGAGTATTTGTCCTGTCCGGTTAAAGCCTGGTTCAGTTTTGGTTTATGGTTAACAAACTCAGATACTTGTATATGAAGGTGTATGCAAGTACTCTTGCTATTGCACAAATGTTCGATACACCATCCAACACAAATCAGTTTTACATGGAAGTAAAGGATTAAAATCTTTGCAAGTTTTTTTTATTTTATATAAAAAGTTGCTCCCAAAACAAATGCATTGCTTTCCAAAATTTTAAATGTGATAACTATAATGGTATTTTAAATTGCTTCCCTATCATTCAGCGGAAACATAATTAGAAGTTTCCACATGACAGAAATGCATAATGCATTGAAGACCATGCTTTAGGTTGGGTACAAAGGATATATGTTCCTTAGTAAAATTCCAATAAATATGTCTGACCCATGAACATAGACATATAAATAATACATCCAGAAAATGTTCCACAAACACATTATTGGCGCACAGAAAAAAATTGCCGTAAATTAAAATCATCTCGTTGGTTAATATTAATCAGAACAAAATTATTTAATTTTTTTTTTTTTTATAATTCAAGGGTTCCCCGCTTCGCGGATCATTCTCCTGGGCCCGGTCAGACAGCGGTCCACTTCACCCGGGAGAGGTGTATCTAGGCTGGATCGAACTCAGTACCACTTTAGTGTCCAGAAGAGGCAGGGTAGTTTCCGCATAGGAAGAGAATCGAACTCGGATGGACCACAGATCAGTCGTGCCACTTAGACTATATAATGATTGATGATATTCCAACTAATAACTGTTACCAATTACATAATCAGATTTGGGAAATCTTATGTAGTTATAAGCTGAATTGTTTGATCCCTTATAAGAAATATCTTGTTCAAGATTTTATTTTAGATTCATCATATAAAGGCTTTCTTTCTTGCATTATTAATGATATTTTCTTATAATTAACCTTGAACTCATCAGTAAGCTATTGTTTATAGTTTGGTAATTTGTCGTTATTTCAAAAGGCTTTCTTTCTTGCATTATTAATTTTCCTAAATACCCTACCACATGGCGATCGTTGCACCAAAATTCAAGTTCACCCAAGAAACGTAATCATTTTGATTGCGATTAAAGAACAAATTACACTAATGTCCGTTCTACTTGATTAGGTATATGATTAATCTTTGTATGCTTTTTCTAAACTCAATATACAATAGTATATCCACTACAATAAATTAATGAAAAAATATGCTTAAAAAGTAATGCAAACAATTTGTCAAACTGAGATAAACTTTAATACAACAAGGTCGGCACGCCGAAATTCCTAGATAAAACAAAGCCTACCCATACTAGCTTTTAATTAATTAACAATACTATAGTTTCGATTGTTTTTTGTTTACATTTTTGTGCTTGGCCCTCTTCAATCAAGGAAACATTGTTTATTATCAGTCGAACCATCAACCATGTGCTGAAACTCTCCTCTTAACAGTCTCAATCAATCCTATAGAAATCTGATTTATCCATTGTCGGCACACTTTCATGGCTTTTATTATTGTATATTAATTGTCTCTACATTATTAATTTACAAACATTAAACAAAATATATTTAAAAGAGGAAGACTTGTAATTGTAAAAGCAACTGCACATGCAAGTATGTATGTGGTTTTGTCCTTTTCTTGACATCTTGTCTCTTATATAAACCACTCAAATGTTTCCATGTCTATGTATCCCAAAGCTCGAGAGAAAACATAAGTGAAAAAAAAACTCCACAGAAATCAAATCAGAAAAAAGATGATGAAGTTCAAGTCCAAGAGATTTGGCATTAGATTTGGTTTTGGTAAAAGAACCAACAACAAAGGCACAAAACAAGATCAACAACAAAAAGGATTTGGTAATAACAACAACAATGGTAGCAGCAGCAACTATGAGATCAAATGGGAACTCAGGCCAGGAGGTATGCTCGTTCAAAAGAGACAAGAGAGCATTGGTGAAGACTTGATCTCCATAAGAGTCTCTACTTTTGCTCATTTTCATGATCTCTCCATTGAAGCCACCTCCACCTTTGGTAAATTTCTCATCTCTCAACTTTTCTAAATCTTTATGGTACATCTGGTAGACTTATATAACAATAAAAGATTTAATAGACTATATGCGGGTTTACAATAAACATAGTTTATTAGAATTACAAAAAGTTTGAAACTATATTATAATTTTTCTTATTTAAAAAACTAGAAAGTTATTCTAAAGTATGAAATAAAAATTAATGAAAAAAATCGAAATCATACAAAAAATTGTGACATTGCAACTGATTTATACTTGTGGATTTACAGGGGAACTTAAGATGGTACTAGCATTGCTTACTGGTCTCGAGCCAAAACAACAACGGCTATTATTTAAAGGGAAAGAAAGAGAGGATGATGAATATCTA
This genomic interval from Brassica oleracea var. oleracea cultivar TO1000 chromosome C2, BOL, whole genome shotgun sequence contains the following:
- the LOC106322605 gene encoding BAG family molecular chaperone regulator 2-like, which encodes MMKFKSKRFGIRFGFGKRTNNKGTKQDQQQKGFGNNNNNGSSSNYEIKWELRPGGMLVQKRQESIGEDLISIRVSTFAHFHDLSIEATSTFGELKMVLALLTGLEPKQQRLLFKGKEREDDEYLHMVGVGEKDKVLLLEDPAFKEKKLLNNISTSCPTIIV
- the LOC106326639 gene encoding early nodulin-like protein 1 encodes the protein MFLWLVTFLMISASVSSLEYKLHWEVPPANASTSFNDWASSKRFQVGDIIRFKYKKDSVMQVTKECYKQCNSSHPRFYSNTGKTRFMFDHSVPYYFISGTSGHCEKGQKMIVEVISNDRTTTSSAPPATMIVWFCFFSFTLYLVA